The Desulfotomaculum sp. genome contains a region encoding:
- a CDS encoding UDP-N-acetylmuramoyl-tripeptide--D-alanyl-D-alanine ligase — MKKIKAAEISRATGADFLQGNPENCYSGISIDSRRIKNGQLFFAVRGKNYDAHDFADQAVLSGASGLVLERMVPDLPPGVDVFLVPDTLAALQNLARYNRSAFNIPVVAVTGSSGKTTTKDLMAGILSVKFNTLKTTGNQNNEIGLPLTLLKLDESHEALVTEMAMRGLGEIDFLCRLALPNAAIITNIGEAHLELLGSVEKIAQAKGELLENIPANGFAVLNAQSPHIYKQAARCRGKVIFFGTSSNLDIYARDIRISGEGSAFTVETEGRSFNVFLPLPGLHNVLNALSVIGTALELGFTTDEIVQGLARIALSGSRLEMIDLKGVTIINDTYNANPSSVRAALEVLAEIADDKRRIAVLGDMLELGEKADLFHDQLGESIASTGVDYLITVGQLARQMALGAEKSGMPGSRIFICDSNAEGYRKLEQLLLAGDVVLVKGSRGMRMEEIIQALSADH, encoded by the coding sequence TTGAAAAAAATCAAAGCTGCTGAAATCAGCCGGGCTACTGGGGCGGACTTTTTACAGGGCAACCCCGAAAACTGCTATAGTGGGATTTCAATAGATTCCAGGCGAATCAAAAACGGACAATTGTTTTTTGCGGTTCGCGGCAAGAACTATGATGCGCATGATTTTGCTGATCAGGCCGTGCTTTCGGGAGCATCCGGGCTGGTTCTGGAAAGGATGGTTCCCGATCTTCCCCCCGGTGTTGATGTTTTTCTGGTACCGGATACCCTTGCTGCCCTTCAAAACCTTGCCCGATATAACCGGAGCGCTTTTAACATACCTGTAGTAGCTGTTACCGGAAGTTCCGGCAAGACGACTACCAAGGACCTTATGGCGGGGATCCTTTCTGTGAAATTCAATACATTAAAAACGACCGGCAATCAGAACAATGAAATAGGTTTACCGTTAACATTACTAAAACTTGATGAATCTCACGAGGCTCTTGTAACTGAAATGGCCATGCGGGGGCTTGGTGAGATTGATTTTTTATGCCGCCTTGCGCTGCCGAATGCGGCAATAATTACCAATATAGGCGAAGCTCATCTTGAACTTCTGGGTTCTGTAGAAAAGATTGCCCAGGCAAAAGGGGAACTGCTTGAAAATATACCTGCCAACGGATTTGCAGTCTTGAATGCGCAGAGCCCCCATATTTACAAGCAGGCTGCGCGCTGCCGCGGCAAAGTAATCTTTTTCGGCACTTCTTCCAATTTGGATATATATGCCCGTGATATCAGGATATCCGGAGAGGGAAGCGCTTTTACCGTTGAGACGGAAGGCCGCAGTTTTAACGTATTTCTGCCTTTGCCGGGTCTGCACAACGTTTTAAATGCCCTTTCAGTTATCGGGACTGCCTTGGAACTGGGCTTCACCACGGACGAGATTGTACAGGGTTTGGCCCGTATCGCCTTAAGCGGCTCGCGTTTGGAAATGATTGATCTAAAGGGTGTCACGATTATTAACGACACATATAATGCCAACCCTTCGTCGGTAAGAGCGGCGCTGGAGGTACTGGCAGAAATTGCGGATGATAAACGCAGAATTGCTGTTCTTGGCGACATGCTCGAACTGGGGGAAAAAGCTGATCTTTTTCATGATCAGTTAGGGGAAAGCATAGCTTCAACAGGCGTGGACTACCTGATTACTGTTGGGCAGCTTGCCCGTCAAATGGCTCTTGGGGCAGAAAAAAGCGGTATGCCCGGCAGCCGTATTTTTATTTGTGATTCAAACGCTGAAGGATATAGAAAGCTTGAACAACTCCTTTTAGCCGGTGATGTAGTTCTTGTAAAAGGTTCCCGGGGGATGCGTATGGAAGAAATTATCCAGGCATTATCTGCGGACCATTAA
- a CDS encoding phospho-N-acetylmuramoyl-pentapeptide-transferase produces MDSGWIINLNSFLISLVVAILLGPLVIPLLRKLKLGQNVRSDGPARHLQKSGTPTMGGIIFLAGITVSGLLLAGRSTEGLMVLGISLAFGLIGFLDDFIKVYMKRPLGLRAREKLLGQVLFSFLFCSLCISALGRGTDFIVPFSGFFIPGGLSWEPGVILFYIIGVIVIIGTANAVNLTDGLDGLAAGATVLVSLAYMFVSQDLGKHGVAVIMAAVAGGCLGFLFFNRHPASVFMGDTGSLALGACLGAAAIATRSEFFLLIIGGVFVLETLSVILQVISFQLFGRRIFRMSPLHHHFELCNWSERKVVLTFWLATLVFIAAGLAGFYKLIG; encoded by the coding sequence ATGGATTCAGGCTGGATTATAAATTTAAATTCATTCTTAATCTCGTTAGTTGTTGCCATTCTGCTTGGTCCGCTGGTTATCCCCCTGCTGCGCAAATTAAAGCTCGGCCAAAATGTACGCAGCGACGGCCCGGCCCGTCATCTGCAAAAAAGCGGCACTCCCACTATGGGGGGGATAATCTTCCTGGCGGGGATAACGGTTTCCGGGCTTTTATTGGCTGGCCGGTCCACTGAAGGCTTGATGGTTCTAGGTATTTCCCTAGCCTTCGGTCTAATCGGATTTTTAGACGATTTTATTAAAGTATATATGAAAAGGCCGCTGGGTTTAAGGGCCAGAGAAAAACTATTGGGACAAGTATTATTCAGTTTCCTGTTTTGCTCTCTTTGTATTTCGGCGCTTGGACGAGGCACGGATTTTATTGTACCGTTCTCAGGTTTTTTTATACCCGGTGGTTTAAGCTGGGAGCCGGGAGTTATTTTATTTTATATCATAGGTGTTATTGTTATTATTGGTACAGCCAATGCGGTCAACCTTACCGACGGTCTGGACGGTCTGGCAGCCGGCGCTACTGTGCTGGTCTCTTTAGCCTACATGTTTGTTTCACAGGATCTGGGCAAACACGGGGTTGCCGTAATCATGGCTGCTGTAGCAGGAGGCTGCCTGGGCTTTTTATTTTTCAACCGGCATCCAGCCTCGGTTTTTATGGGTGATACCGGTTCACTTGCCCTGGGAGCCTGCCTGGGAGCGGCAGCCATTGCAACAAGGAGCGAATTTTTTTTATTGATTATCGGCGGTGTTTTTGTATTGGAAACCCTATCGGTTATTTTACAAGTAATATCTTTTCAATTGTTCGGCAGAAGGATTTTTCGGATGAGTCCCCTGCACCACCATTTTGAACTTTGCAACTGGAGCGAAAGAAAAGTTGTGCTTACTTTCTGGCTGGCGACTCTTGTCTTTATTGCAGCCGGCCTGGCGGGTTTTTACAAGCTAATAGGATAG
- a CDS encoding UDP-N-acetylmuramoyl-L-alanine--D-glutamate ligase has translation MRLEGQKILVIGAGRSGIAASNFLSQKVAQVELADIKSRQEFEAGLEASLNEGIKLTLGSYPSIDPGSYGMVVPSPGVPLKILPIAKAEELGIPVIGELELAYQFAGSPIIAITGTNGKTTTTTLTGEIFKAAGYRTLVAGNIGLPLIGEVEKYSAGDVIVAEVSSFQLETTVSFKPQVGAILNITPDHFDRHVDMEGYTAAKTKIFGNQTAQDYTVLNFDDPLTKNLASICPGSVIFFSRLHKLTRGVFVQDNWIVIRWAEKSHPVLPVSELVIPGPHNLENAMAAAACCWARGITVDVLARVLSEFKGAAHRLEFAAEIDGISYINDSKGTNPDATMKALQSYSKPIVLIAGGRNKGNSFNELSVLIKEKARAVVLIGESAGDIKKAVENRGGPEVYLAGTLPEAVRTASRIARRGDVVLLSPACASWDMFRNYEERGDLFKQAVMELKEVRRNNEDQKIT, from the coding sequence TTGCGATTAGAAGGTCAAAAAATACTCGTCATCGGAGCAGGCAGAAGCGGTATAGCAGCAAGCAATTTTCTGTCCCAAAAAGTGGCGCAAGTTGAGCTTGCTGATATAAAAAGCCGACAGGAATTCGAAGCAGGCCTGGAAGCTTCTCTTAACGAGGGGATTAAATTAACGCTTGGGTCTTATCCGTCCATCGATCCGGGAAGCTATGGGATGGTTGTGCCAAGTCCGGGTGTCCCCCTGAAGATTTTGCCCATAGCTAAGGCAGAAGAACTCGGAATACCTGTGATTGGTGAACTGGAGCTGGCCTATCAATTCGCCGGTTCACCCATAATTGCAATTACAGGCACAAACGGAAAAACAACAACAACTACTTTAACAGGGGAAATTTTCAAAGCAGCGGGATACCGCACACTCGTTGCGGGCAATATAGGGCTGCCCCTGATTGGTGAAGTTGAGAAATATTCTGCCGGTGATGTTATCGTAGCCGAGGTAAGCAGTTTTCAATTGGAGACAACAGTTTCCTTTAAACCTCAGGTGGGGGCTATTTTAAACATTACGCCGGATCATTTTGACCGCCATGTTGATATGGAAGGCTATACGGCAGCCAAAACAAAAATTTTTGGCAACCAGACCGCACAAGATTACACTGTTTTAAATTTTGATGACCCGCTGACAAAGAATCTTGCTTCCATTTGTCCCGGGTCAGTAATATTTTTCAGCCGTCTTCATAAGTTAACAAGGGGGGTATTTGTCCAGGATAATTGGATCGTCATCCGGTGGGCTGAAAAATCCCACCCTGTTTTGCCGGTAAGTGAGTTAGTAATTCCCGGGCCGCATAATTTGGAGAACGCTATGGCTGCCGCCGCTTGCTGCTGGGCACGCGGGATCACCGTAGATGTACTGGCCCGGGTTCTCAGTGAATTTAAAGGAGCAGCCCACAGGCTGGAGTTTGCAGCGGAAATTGACGGTATCTCTTATATCAATGATTCCAAAGGCACAAATCCTGATGCGACTATGAAAGCGCTCCAATCCTATAGCAAACCAATCGTACTGATAGCCGGCGGAAGAAATAAAGGCAACAGCTTTAACGAACTGTCCGTCCTGATCAAGGAAAAGGCAAGGGCAGTAGTTTTGATCGGAGAAAGCGCCGGTGATATTAAGAAGGCGGTGGAGAATCGGGGAGGGCCGGAAGTATATCTGGCCGGAACCCTTCCGGAGGCGGTAAGGACAGCCAGCCGGATAGCCCGCCGGGGAGATGTTGTTTTACTGTCTCCTGCTTGCGCCAGTTGGGATATGTTTAGAAACTATGAGGAACGGGGCGACTTATTCAAGCAGGCTGTAATGGAGTTAAAGGAGGTACGCCGCAATAATGAGGACCAGAAGATCACCTGA
- the ftsW gene encoding putative lipid II flippase FtsW: MRTRRSPDFILLLVLLILLGLGIVMVFSSSLWYATLPPFNDTFYFFRKQLIWAIIGLAAMFAFMNYDYWRLKRWASLLLIAGLALLAVVLIPHVGVVRQGAQRWLNLGPLSFQPAEFVKLCLVVFTAFGLSRQLERVKNSFIGILPFLLLAALSGGLILLEPDLGTAVTVVGTIFIMLFAAGARMKDLAVIGLFGAVALGGAIWKEPYRLKRFLAFLDPEKDPQGTGWHILNSLMSLGSGGLLGTGLGRGHAKYLWVPERHTDFIFAIIGEELGFIGAGLVILLFIILIWRGFRAAVTAPDSFGALLATGIISGIAVQVIINIGVVTSSLPITGITLPFISFGGSSLVFSLASMGILLNISRFSVNK, encoded by the coding sequence ATGAGGACCAGAAGATCACCTGATTTTATCCTTCTTTTAGTTCTTTTAATCCTGCTCGGTCTTGGTATTGTAATGGTTTTCAGCTCAAGTCTGTGGTATGCGACACTTCCTCCGTTTAACGATACCTTTTACTTTTTTAGAAAGCAGCTCATCTGGGCAATAATCGGCCTTGCGGCTATGTTTGCTTTTATGAACTACGATTACTGGCGCCTAAAACGATGGGCCAGCCTGCTGCTTATCGCAGGCCTTGCGCTTCTGGCAGTTGTGCTGATTCCTCATGTCGGCGTTGTCAGACAAGGGGCTCAAAGGTGGTTGAACCTGGGCCCGCTTAGCTTTCAGCCTGCAGAGTTTGTCAAGCTCTGCCTGGTGGTTTTTACTGCTTTCGGTTTATCCAGGCAGCTTGAAAGAGTTAAAAATTCCTTTATTGGAATCCTGCCCTTTTTGCTTCTGGCGGCTTTGTCAGGCGGCCTGATTCTTTTGGAACCTGATCTTGGCACAGCGGTAACTGTTGTCGGCACAATTTTTATTATGCTTTTTGCCGCCGGCGCAAGAATGAAAGACCTGGCTGTTATAGGGCTTTTTGGAGCAGTGGCGCTGGGAGGCGCCATCTGGAAGGAACCTTACCGCCTGAAACGTTTTTTGGCATTTTTAGATCCTGAAAAAGATCCGCAGGGAACGGGGTGGCACATTTTGAATTCACTTATGTCACTCGGTTCGGGAGGCCTTTTGGGTACCGGTTTGGGCAGAGGCCACGCCAAGTATCTCTGGGTACCCGAGAGGCATACAGATTTTATCTTCGCAATTATCGGTGAGGAGCTTGGATTTATCGGAGCGGGTTTAGTCATTCTTTTGTTCATCATTCTTATCTGGAGAGGTTTCAGGGCAGCCGTAACAGCTCCGGACTCATTCGGCGCATTATTGGCCACGGGTATCATTTCCGGTATTGCCGTACAGGTTATAATCAATATCGGGGTTGTTACCAGTTCTTTGCCGATTACCGGTATAACCCTGCCTTTTATAAGCTTTGGGGGCAGTTCACTGGTTTTTTCACTGGCCTCAATGGGAATCCTGTTGAATATATCACGTTTTAGCGTTAACAAATGA
- the murG gene encoding undecaprenyldiphospho-muramoylpentapeptide beta-N-acetylglucosaminyltransferase: protein MRFVITGGGTGGHVYPALAIAGGLKEKYPGAEILYIGSSKGLEADLAPGAGLSFEPIRITGFKRRLTLDNVFTVWRASLGFAKALRILADFKPKAVIGTGGYVCGPVVLAAAICGIPTLIHEQNALPGITNRLLSYVVKTVAITFPETAGRLPKHVKVILTGLPVRAEFGDCEKQKARGKLNLPHNGSLVLSFGGSQGAKSINKAMPEVIKYFRDKSDLHFLHITGPAQYDDFILGLKQCFVDPDYGNNTVKPYLHEMHLALAAADLIVCRAGAATLAEITAVGKPAVLIPYPYASGNHQELNALSLEKSGAAIVIKDSYLTGKILAEQIDSLLADSVQLEEMSLASKRLGHPEALEKILECIAFII from the coding sequence ATGCGTTTTGTTATAACCGGGGGCGGCACGGGGGGACACGTTTATCCCGCCCTGGCCATTGCCGGCGGCCTAAAAGAAAAGTATCCCGGAGCGGAAATATTATATATAGGCAGCTCTAAGGGCCTGGAAGCGGACTTAGCCCCAGGCGCCGGATTAAGCTTTGAGCCTATCCGGATAACCGGTTTTAAACGCCGGCTGACACTGGATAACGTTTTTACTGTCTGGCGGGCGTCGCTGGGTTTTGCCAAGGCGCTGCGTATTCTAGCCGATTTTAAGCCCAAGGCAGTGATTGGTACCGGAGGTTATGTTTGCGGTCCAGTTGTTCTGGCTGCGGCCATATGCGGCATACCTACCTTAATTCATGAACAGAACGCTTTGCCCGGAATAACCAACCGTCTTCTGTCCTATGTTGTAAAAACGGTTGCAATAACGTTTCCGGAAACAGCCGGCCGTCTTCCGAAACATGTAAAAGTCATCCTGACCGGCTTGCCTGTACGCGCTGAATTTGGTGATTGTGAAAAGCAAAAAGCGCGCGGGAAGTTAAATTTACCTCATAACGGCTCCCTGGTCCTGTCTTTCGGGGGCAGTCAGGGAGCGAAAAGTATTAATAAAGCAATGCCTGAAGTGATTAAATATTTCAGGGATAAGTCCGATCTGCATTTTTTACATATTACCGGACCTGCGCAATATGACGATTTCATACTCGGCTTAAAGCAGTGTTTTGTCGATCCGGATTATGGTAATAATACTGTTAAACCTTACCTTCATGAGATGCACCTTGCGCTGGCGGCGGCTGATTTGATTGTTTGCAGGGCTGGGGCGGCAACGCTTGCCGAAATCACAGCAGTCGGGAAACCGGCGGTTTTAATTCCTTACCCGTACGCCAGCGGCAACCATCAGGAATTAAACGCCCTTTCTTTAGAGAAATCCGGCGCCGCGATAGTGATCAAGGACAGCTATCTGACAGGTAAAATATTAGCGGAACAAATTGATAGTTTACTTGCCGATTCCGTACAGTTAGAGGAAATGTCACTGGCCAGCAAAAGACTCGGCCATCCTGAGGCGCTTGAAAAAATACTGGAATGCATAGCTTTTATTATTTAA
- a CDS encoding UDP-N-acetylmuramate--L-alanine ligase, with amino-acid sequence MQEFLPRQVHFIGIGGTGMSGLAKILLEMGYQVTGSDLASTAVTQRIEALGGTCYIGHRKENIKDTGLVVISSAINEENPELLEAGKRGVPVIHRADLLAWLMCRKKGLAVAGAHGKTTTSSMLAMVLENNGLNPTIVVGGELNDLGANAKLGSGEYLVAESDESDGSFLKLDPLAVIVTNIEDDHLNYYGSIDSMKAAFSTFLNKIPEQGIAVVCLDDPYISEIIGSLKTPLVTYGFDGKADYTLRDVSLNAQSSSAEVYCREEYLGRLELSLPGKHNLFNALAVVALGCWLGLDFEGIADALRSFGGVGRRFEVIGDAKGVKIIDDYAHHPTEIAATLKAARQVHGQRLIAVFQPHRYTRTALLKERFGEVFGDADLVLISEIYGAGEKKLPGVTAGLIIEAVEKNTGKQVIYCPALMDVVNYLLEIVQPGDLVMTLGAGDIYNAGIELANRLKGN; translated from the coding sequence TTGCAAGAATTTTTGCCAAGACAGGTACATTTTATAGGTATTGGAGGTACTGGTATGAGCGGGTTGGCCAAAATCCTGCTTGAAATGGGATACCAGGTAACCGGCTCGGATCTTGCCAGTACCGCAGTTACACAAAGGATCGAAGCATTGGGTGGAACATGCTATATCGGCCACCGCAAAGAAAACATCAAAGACACCGGACTGGTTGTCATCTCTTCTGCTATTAATGAGGAAAATCCGGAATTGCTTGAAGCAGGTAAAAGGGGTGTGCCGGTTATCCACCGGGCGGACCTGCTTGCCTGGCTTATGTGCAGGAAGAAAGGCCTGGCGGTTGCCGGCGCTCACGGAAAAACCACCACGAGCTCAATGCTGGCAATGGTCCTGGAAAACAACGGCCTGAATCCGACGATAGTTGTCGGGGGAGAATTAAACGATTTGGGCGCCAATGCAAAACTGGGATCGGGCGAATACCTTGTGGCCGAAAGCGATGAAAGTGACGGTTCTTTTTTAAAACTTGATCCGCTTGCCGTTATTGTTACCAATATCGAGGATGATCACCTGAATTACTACGGTTCCATAGACAGCATGAAGGCTGCCTTCAGCACTTTCCTGAACAAGATTCCTGAACAGGGTATCGCCGTTGTATGCCTTGATGACCCTTATATATCTGAAATAATCGGAAGTCTGAAGACTCCCCTGGTTACCTATGGCTTTGACGGCAAGGCCGATTATACCTTGAGGGACGTTTCTTTAAACGCGCAAAGTTCCAGCGCCGAAGTATACTGCCGCGAGGAGTATTTGGGGCGCCTGGAACTTTCTTTGCCCGGGAAACACAACCTCTTCAACGCTCTAGCTGTTGTTGCGTTGGGCTGTTGGCTGGGCCTGGATTTTGAGGGGATTGCAGACGCATTGCGTTCATTTGGGGGCGTGGGCAGGCGTTTTGAAGTGATTGGCGACGCAAAGGGCGTTAAAATAATCGACGATTATGCCCATCACCCAACCGAAATCGCCGCAACCTTGAAGGCTGCCCGGCAGGTTCACGGGCAGCGGTTGATTGCAGTGTTCCAGCCTCACCGTTATACGCGGACCGCCCTTCTAAAAGAGCGTTTTGGGGAAGTATTTGGAGACGCTGATCTTGTTTTAATAAGTGAAATATACGGCGCCGGGGAAAAGAAGCTTCCCGGTGTTACAGCCGGCTTAATTATCGAAGCCGTTGAAAAGAATACGGGGAAGCAGGTAATCTACTGCCCAGCTTTGATGGACGTCGTGAATTACCTGCTGGAAATTGTACAGCCGGGTGATTTGGTGATGACTCTTGGAGCGGGGGACATATATAACGCCGGGATTGAACTTGCAAACAGATTAAAGGGGAATTAG